The following are encoded together in the Bos javanicus breed banteng chromosome 4, ARS-OSU_banteng_1.0, whole genome shotgun sequence genome:
- the LOC133246860 gene encoding olfactory receptor-like protein OLF3 codes for MGANNQTWVREFILLGLSSDWDTQVTLFVLFSVTYLLTLLGNVLIVLLIRLDSRLHTPMYFFLTNLSFVDVSYATSIVPQMLVHFLAEHKGIPYVSCAAQLFFSLGLGGIEFVLLAMMAYDRYVAVCDPLRYSVIMHGGLCARLAITSWVSGSVNSLVQTTITFQLPMCTNKYIDHISCEILAVVRLACVDTSSNEVAIMVSSIVLLMTPFCLVLLSYIRIISTILKIQSTEGRKKAFHTCASHLTVVFLCYGMTIFTYIQPNSSPSVLQEKLISVFYAILMPVLNPMIYSLRNKEVKGAWQKLLGQLPGLMSKLRT; via the coding sequence ATGGGAGCAAATAACCAGACTTGGGTGAGAGAATTCATTCTCCTCGGCCTGTCCAGTGACTGGGACACTCAGGTCACTCTCTTCGTCTTGTTCTCAGTCACTTACCTGCTGACCCTGCTGGGGAACGTCCTCATTGTTCTTCTGATCAGACTGGACAGCCGACTCCACACTCCCATGTATTTCTTTCTCACCAACCTCTCCTTTGTTGATGTCTCCTATGCCACAAGCATCGTTCCTCAGATGCTGGTACATTTTCTTGCGGAGCATAAAGGGATCCCCTACGTGAGCTGTGCAGCCCAGTTATTCTTCTCCCTGGGCCTGGGTGGGATTGAGTTTGTTCTCCTGGCcatgatggcctatgaccgctatgtggctgTGTGCGACCCCCTGAGATACTCGGTCATCATGCACGGAGGGCTCTGTGCTAGGCTGGCCATCACATCCTGGGTCAGTGGCTCTGTCAACTCTCTCGTGCAGACCACCATCACCTTTCAGTTGCCTATGTGCACGAACAAGTATATTGATCATATATCCTGTGAAATCCTAGCTGTGGTCAGGCTGGCCTGTGTGGACACCTCCTCCAATGAGGTGGCCATCATGGTTTCTAGTATTGTGTTGCTGATGACACCTTTCTGCCTGGTTCTCCTGTCCTACATCAGGATCATCTCCACCATCCTGAAGATCCAGTCCacagaggggagaaagaaagccttccacaCCTGTGCCTCTCACCTCACAGTGGTTTTCTTGTGCTATGGCATGACCATTTTCACTTACATCCAGCCCAATTCCAGCCCTTCTGTGCTTCAGGAGAAGCTGATCTCTGTCTTCTATGCCATTTTGATGCCTGTGCTGAATCCCATGATTTACAGTCTAAGGAACAAGGAGGTGAAGGGGGCCTGGCAGAAGCTTCTAGGACAATTACCTGGATTAATGTCAAAATTGAGAACTtga